From Methanofollis sp., the proteins below share one genomic window:
- a CDS encoding NAD(P)/FAD-dependent oxidoreductase — protein METYDLIVVGAGPAGLFAAARTGAGGGTVLLLEKKKKPGRKLLVSGSGQCNITHAGSVTEFFTRYGKHGQFLKPALRAFTNTDLIAHVTERGVPLTTEEGGKVFPTSRKAQDVLDLLLAECREAGVTVRCGEPVVAVEKSENSFSVRTETGEYRSALLLIATGGASYPATGSTGDGYTFAASLGHTIAGTAPALTPVTVRDYPFADLAGISLQGVTVSLFRDGKKIGDQRGDLLFTHEGLSGPAILDLSRFIEQGDRLVVPVLPEGMREEITAALGGGGGARVRSVLSRYPVPERLLKRLIDLSEIPPETTCAHLTKAARTRLLQHLTACTLTVDALGGYGVAMVTRGGVALDEVNQKTMGSKRVEGLYFAGEVLDIDGDCGGFNIQAAFSTAALAAEAILGRAREKDRV, from the coding sequence GTGGAAACATATGATCTGATCGTCGTCGGGGCAGGGCCTGCCGGGCTTTTTGCCGCGGCCCGCACCGGTGCCGGAGGAGGGACAGTCCTCCTCCTTGAAAAGAAGAAAAAGCCCGGGAGAAAACTACTCGTCTCCGGATCGGGGCAGTGCAATATCACCCACGCCGGGAGCGTCACGGAGTTCTTCACGCGGTACGGGAAGCACGGCCAGTTTCTCAAGCCGGCGCTCCGCGCTTTCACAAACACCGACCTGATCGCCCACGTCACCGAACGGGGTGTCCCCCTGACGACTGAAGAGGGGGGCAAGGTCTTCCCGACCTCGCGGAAGGCACAGGACGTTCTTGACCTCTTGCTCGCCGAATGCCGGGAGGCGGGCGTGACAGTGCGGTGCGGAGAACCGGTCGTTGCCGTCGAAAAAAGTGAGAACAGTTTTTCCGTCAGGACAGAGACCGGCGAATACCGGTCGGCCCTGCTCCTCATCGCGACAGGCGGCGCCTCGTACCCGGCCACAGGTTCGACGGGCGACGGTTATACATTTGCCGCGTCCCTCGGCCACACGATCGCCGGGACAGCACCCGCGCTCACGCCGGTGACGGTCAGGGACTACCCCTTCGCTGACCTCGCCGGTATATCCCTGCAGGGCGTGACCGTCTCCCTCTTCAGGGACGGCAAAAAGATCGGCGACCAGAGAGGCGACCTCCTCTTCACCCACGAAGGACTCTCCGGGCCGGCAATCCTCGACCTCTCCCGGTTCATCGAACAGGGCGACCGTCTCGTGGTCCCGGTCCTCCCGGAGGGGATGCGGGAGGAGATCACGGCGGCGCTGGGCGGGGGAGGCGGTGCGAGGGTCAGGTCGGTGCTCTCCCGATACCCCGTCCCGGAAAGGCTCCTCAAAAGGCTCATCGACCTCTCGGAGATCCCGCCGGAAACGACATGCGCCCACCTCACGAAGGCGGCACGGACCCGGCTTCTCCAGCACCTCACCGCCTGCACCCTGACCGTCGACGCCCTCGGGGGATATGGCGTTGCCATGGTGACGCGGGGAGGGGTGGCCCTCGACGAGGTGAACCAGAAGACGATGGGATCGAAACGCGTCGAAGGCCTCTACTTTGCCGGCGAAGTCCTCGATATCGACGGCGACTGCGGCGGGTTCAACATCCAGGCGGCATTCTCCACCGCCGCCCTCGCCGCGGAGGCAATCCTCGGGCGGGCCCGGGAGAAAGACAGAGTATAG
- a CDS encoding ABC transporter substrate-binding protein codes for MKRVYILLCLLLALALPAAALVPGDMNGDGVIGRDEFAGMVLSFLAGGEDAPPLAEVQDAAPLYLEGEETVTPASPPSRVVVFNGETLETLRSLGIGPSSVVGIDKFSAQRPEFFPEYRNTTVVGSVWSPDYETVVSLHPDAVFLYATTSKDACDEIQKKIQASNPEIRVYRFDCFRPENYADEVRALGAIFGREAEVERFAGFYTNTLDTISAETAGIPEAERTTVYLENWKDYKTGAAGSGYEDKIVRAGGKNVFSSLPAEYPEVDPEAVIAADPDVIVKLIGAGSYAYGGYQNKDLDRIPATHAGLFNRPGWTDLAAVKEKRVYLLHNDIFGGAEHFIGIAYLAKWSYPDRFAGLDPEALHRTYLNEYQHLGIDPAGMQFVYPAI; via the coding sequence ATGAAGAGGGTGTATATCCTCCTTTGCCTGCTCCTTGCCCTCGCCCTGCCGGCGGCCGCGCTCGTGCCCGGCGATATGAACGGCGACGGTGTCATCGGGCGGGACGAGTTCGCCGGCATGGTCCTTTCCTTCCTTGCGGGTGGCGAGGACGCACCCCCACTTGCCGAGGTGCAGGACGCCGCCCCCCTCTACCTTGAGGGAGAGGAGACTGTCACTCCTGCCTCTCCCCCGTCCCGCGTCGTCGTCTTCAACGGCGAGACCCTGGAGACGCTGCGGTCCCTCGGCATCGGGCCGTCGAGCGTCGTCGGCATCGACAAGTTCTCCGCGCAGAGGCCAGAGTTCTTCCCCGAGTACAGGAACACCACCGTCGTCGGGAGCGTCTGGTCGCCCGATTATGAGACAGTCGTCTCCCTGCACCCTGACGCCGTCTTCCTGTACGCTACCACGAGCAAAGACGCCTGCGACGAGATCCAGAAGAAAATCCAGGCCTCGAACCCGGAGATCCGGGTCTACAGGTTCGACTGCTTCAGGCCGGAGAACTATGCCGACGAGGTCAGGGCGCTTGGCGCGATCTTCGGGCGCGAGGCTGAGGTGGAACGATTTGCTGGGTTCTACACGAACACGCTCGACACCATCAGTGCGGAGACGGCCGGTATCCCTGAGGCGGAGAGAACCACGGTGTACCTGGAGAACTGGAAGGACTACAAGACCGGCGCCGCCGGGTCGGGGTACGAGGACAAGATCGTCCGTGCCGGCGGGAAGAATGTCTTCTCCTCTCTCCCTGCCGAGTACCCCGAGGTCGACCCCGAGGCGGTCATCGCCGCCGACCCCGACGTGATCGTCAAACTCATCGGTGCAGGTTCCTATGCCTATGGCGGCTACCAGAACAAAGACCTTGACAGGATTCCGGCGACCCATGCCGGCCTCTTCAATAGGCCCGGATGGACCGACCTCGCAGCGGTGAAGGAGAAAAGGGTCTACCTCCTCCACAACGACATCTTCGGGGGGGCAGAGCACTTCATCGGGATCGCCTACCTTGCGAAGTGGTCCTACCCCGACCGGTTCGCCGGTCTCGACCCCGAAGCGCTCCACCGGACCTATCTGAACGAGTACCAGCACCTGGGGATCGACCCGGCCGGGATGCAGTTCGTGTACCCGGCGATATGA